A single Triticum dicoccoides isolate Atlit2015 ecotype Zavitan chromosome 2A, WEW_v2.0, whole genome shotgun sequence DNA region contains:
- the LOC119359374 gene encoding fatty acid desaturase DES2-like has protein sequence MFLKKYVECRMESTIMGAGGRMTKKEREKQELLGRAGACEIFQRAPTDKPAFTLAQVKKSILPHCFQRSVIKSFSDVVYDLIIIASLLYAALVWILALPSMQQLGTWPLYWVVQGCVMNSIWVIAHECGHHALSDSCCSTTWSEAHYRLV, from the exons ATGTTCTTGAAGAAATACGTGGAATGTAGAATGGAGAG TACCATCATGGGTGCCGGCGGCAGAATGACAAAGAAGGAGCGGGAGAAGCAGGAGCTGCTCGGCCGCGCTGGCGCTTGTGAGATCTTCCAGCGTGCGCCGACGGACAAGCCAGCGTTCACGCTGGCCCAGGTCAAGAAATCAATCCTGCCTCATTGCTTCCAGCGCTCGGTGATCAAGTCCTTCTCCGATGTGGTCTATGACCTCATCATCATCGCGTCTCTCTTGTACGCCGCGTTGGTCTGGATCCTAGCACTCCCGAGCATGCAACAGCTGGGCACCTGGCCGCTCTACTGGGTCGTGCAGGGCTGCGTCATGAACAGCATCTGGGTAATCGCCcacgagtgcggccaccacgcctTATCCGACTCTTGCTGCTCGACAACATGGTCAGAAGCTCATTATCGTCTTGTCTAG